One Hordeum vulgare subsp. vulgare chromosome 4H, MorexV3_pseudomolecules_assembly, whole genome shotgun sequence DNA window includes the following coding sequences:
- the LOC123447863 gene encoding probable non-inhibitory serpin-Z9 yields the protein MRHFSSLPRVLRRSAAPKAQRRSPAPKPPSPSSSPAPVPDAQAPVAPAPMPTRPWEEALDAAQRAFCLPLAGRVLAAAGTGNAAVSPAGVHAALSLAASGARGATRRQLLGTLGCGGGGKGAAADAANVASRVVKRVLKDRAKSGGPRLAFACGVWADASTTLSPEFVEAAGGLYCSAAKTVDFRSTPEDAAEKINSWVNKSTRQTITSLLPDGLVDQNTGLVLGSALYFKGRWLDKTDIGKTAEQKFYCLDGTHVLVPFVEYDRTRLFAEHDGFKVIKLPYKQGNNERKFSMYIFLPDAHDGLFELTKKIFSEPAFLEQHLPTEKHHVGIGVPKFTISFQIDMKDFLKDMTLELPFRRDADFKDMVKEGDSEESLFLSDVLHKVILEVNDNEIEEASVKKSIGKPLPTEHFTADHPFFFLIREEVSATVIFMGHVLDPST from the exons ATGCGGCACTTCTCCTCCCTCCCGCGAGTGCTCCGTCGGAGCGCCGCCCCGAAAGCTCAAAGGCGGAGCCCCGCCCCGaaacctccctctccctcgtcttCCCCCGCTCCCGTTCCCGATGCTCAGGCGCCCGTCGCCCCCGCGCCGATGCCGACGAGGCCATGGGAGGAGGCCCTGGACGCAGCACAACGGGCGTTCTGCCTGCCCCTCGCCGGCCgcgtcctcgccgccgccggcaccGGAAACGCCGCCGTATCCCCTGCAGGTGTCCACGCCGCGCTCTCCCTCGCGGCCTCCGGCGCGCGTGGTGCGACGCGGAGGCAGCTGCTCGGCACGctgggctgcggcggcggcggcaagggCGCGGCGGCTGACGCGGCCAATGTGGCGTCACGTGTGGTCAAGCGCGTGCTCAAGGACCGGGCGAAGTCTGGTGGACCACGGCTCGCGTTCGCCTGCGGTGTGTGGGCCGACGCATCAACCACGCTGTCGCCCGAGTTCGTCGAGGCTGCGGGTGGCCTGTACTGCTCAGCGGCCAAGACGGTCGATTTCAGGAGCACG CCAGAAGATGCTGCTGAGAAAATTAACTCATGggtcaacaagtccaccagacagACCATTACCTCACTTCTTCCAGATGGATTAGTTGACCAGAATACAGGGCTTGTACTTGGGAGTGCACTGTATTTTAAAGGCAGATGGCTGGATAAGACTGATATAGGGAAGACTGCTGAACAAAAGTTCTACTGTCTGGATGGTACACATGTCCTGGTGCCTTTTGTAGAGTATGACAGAACTCGTCTTTTTGCTGAACACGACGGATTCAAAGTTATTAAGCTTCCTTATAAGCAAGGAAATAATGAACGGAAGTTTTCTATGTACATTTTCCTCCCAGATGCTCATGATGGCCTGTTTGAGTTAACCAAGAAGATTTTCTCTGAACCGGCATTCTTAGAACAACATTTACCGACAGAGAAGCACCATGTGGGTATTGGGGTGCCCAAATTCACGATATCTTTTCAGATCGACATGAAGGATTTTCTGAAAGATATGACGCTTGAATTGCCATTCCGACGCGATGCAGATTTCAAAGATATGGTAAAGGAAGGTGACTCAGAGGAGTCTTTATTTCTATCTGATGTACTTCATAAAGTAATTTTGGAAGTAAATGATAATGAAATTGAAGAAGCTTCTGTGAAAAAAAGCATAGGCAAGCCTTTGCCAACAGAGCACTTCACAGCCGACCACCCTTTCTTCTTTCTCATTCGGGAGGAAGTGTCTGCTACAGTTATCTTCATGGGGCATGTGCTTGATCCTTCAACATAG